One Mycobacterium sp. SMC-4 DNA window includes the following coding sequences:
- a CDS encoding isopenicillin N synthase family oxygenase, whose product MTSTRDFTDVPVLDITALSEESGPRYDAAVRALGDAARTIGFAQLVGHGVSPALFEALLEHTRAFFSLPDEDKNRVHIAQSTNHRGYVPPGEEVFSEGTTDTKEAFDVAIDLPADDPRYLAGHPLLGPNQWPDLPGFREAVMNWYKTVFALSRSLLRAFAVALGEPADRFDRHVTAPPSQLRLIHYPYDPTAADRPGIGAHTDYECFTLLRPTAPGLEVLNPAGDWVDVPLVEDAFVLNIGDLLEIWTNGEFVATTHRVRKVSAERYSFPLFVNVDHDTEVAPLPAFVDNGKPVKPPVIAGEHLFAQTVQSFRYLKHRLARGEVTLPEGAQPLSTFGRKALSNS is encoded by the coding sequence ATGACATCCACCCGAGATTTCACCGATGTACCGGTTCTGGACATCACCGCGCTCAGTGAGGAGTCCGGGCCCCGATATGACGCAGCAGTGCGCGCACTCGGGGATGCGGCCCGCACCATCGGTTTCGCCCAACTCGTCGGCCACGGTGTGAGTCCCGCGCTGTTCGAGGCTCTGCTGGAACACACCCGAGCGTTCTTCTCACTGCCCGACGAAGACAAGAATCGCGTGCACATCGCGCAATCCACCAACCACCGCGGTTACGTCCCACCCGGTGAAGAGGTCTTCTCCGAAGGCACCACCGACACCAAGGAGGCCTTCGACGTCGCCATCGACCTGCCCGCCGACGATCCCCGGTACCTGGCCGGCCATCCGCTGCTCGGGCCCAACCAGTGGCCCGACCTCCCTGGCTTCCGAGAAGCCGTGATGAATTGGTACAAAACAGTATTCGCGCTTTCGCGTTCTCTGTTGCGCGCATTCGCGGTAGCTTTGGGCGAACCCGCCGACCGGTTCGACCGCCATGTCACCGCACCCCCGTCACAGCTGCGCCTGATCCACTATCCCTACGACCCGACGGCAGCCGATCGCCCGGGCATCGGCGCTCACACCGACTACGAGTGCTTCACACTGCTGCGGCCCACCGCACCGGGCCTGGAAGTGCTCAACCCCGCCGGCGACTGGGTCGACGTCCCGCTCGTCGAGGATGCATTCGTGCTCAATATTGGTGACCTGCTCGAGATCTGGACCAACGGTGAGTTCGTCGCCACTACCCACCGGGTCCGCAAGGTGAGCGCCGAGCGGTATTCCTTCCCGCTGTTCGTCAACGTCGACCATGACACCGAGGTCGCACCGTTACCTGCCTTCGTCGACAACGGCAAGCCGGTGAAGCCGCCGGTGATCGCCGGGGAACACCTGTTCGCCCAGACCGTGCAGAGCTTTCGATACCTC